TTCTCTTTTCCTCCGACCAGGCCGGTGATAGATCCCGACCATGGCTCTTCCAGTCACGCCCAGCCCCCGCCGCATCCTCATGATCGAAGACGAGGAATTGATCCGCCTGACCGTGGGGGATCATCTGCGCGACGAGGGACACGATGTCCAGGAAGCCGCCGGCGGCGTGGACGGCCTGAGCCTGTTCGACCCGGACCGGCACGACGCCGTGCTTCTGGATCTACGTCTGGGCGACATGGACGGGCACGCCATCCTGGCCCGCATCCGTCGGCAATCCGCGGACGTCCCGGTCATCATCGTGTCCGGAGCCGGGAACATGCAGGACGTCATCAAGGCCCTGCGCGCCGGGGCCTCGGACTACCTAACCAAACCCATCCTGGACTTCGCCCTGCTGGACCTGGCCCTGG
This is a stretch of genomic DNA from Deltaproteobacteria bacterium. It encodes these proteins:
- a CDS encoding response regulator, whose product is MALPVTPSPRRILMIEDEELIRLTVGDHLRDEGHDVQEAAGGVDGLSLFDPDRHDAVLLDLRLGDMDGHAILARIRRQSADVPVIIVSGAGNMQDVIKALRAGASDYLTKPILDFALLDLALAKAWERLDLLRERRRHALELETKVRERTAELSLANAKLRENESLMRQILDNIPEVFWLHQIDPPQVLFVSAASTRIFGLPPQ